One genomic segment of Canis lupus baileyi chromosome 9, mCanLup2.hap1, whole genome shotgun sequence includes these proteins:
- the CPNE6 gene encoding copine-6 isoform X2, which translates to MSDPEMGWVPEPPAMTLGASRVELRVSCHGLLDRDTLTKPHPCVLLKLYSDEQWVEVERTEVLRSCSSPVFSRVLALEYFFEEKQPLQFHVFDAEDGATGPSNDTFLGSTECTLGQIVSQTKVTKPLLLKNGKTAGKSTITDLFSKSDPFMEIYKTDGDQSDQLVWRTEVVKNNLNPSWEPFRLSLHSLCSCDVHRPLKFLVYDYDSSGKHDFIGEFTSTFQEMQEGTANPGQEMQWDCINPKYRDKKKNYRSSGTVVLAQCTVEKVHTFLDYIMGGCQISFTVAIDFTASNGDPRSSQSLHCLSPRQPNHYLQALRAVGGICQDYDSDKRFPAFGFGARIPPNFEVSHDFAINFDPENPECEEISGVIASYRRCLPQIQLYGPTNVAPIINRVAGPAQREQSTGQATKYSVLLVLTDGVVSDMAETRAAIVRASRLPMSIIIVGVGNADFSDMRLLDGDDGPLRCPRGVPAARDIVQFVPFRDFKDAAPSALAKCVLAEVPRQVVEYYASQGISPGAPRPCTPATTPSPSP; encoded by the exons ATGTCAGACCCTGAGATGGGATGGGTACCCGAGCCCCCAGCCATGACGCTGGGGGCCTCACGGGTAGAGCTGCGGGTGTCCTGCCATGGCCTCTTGGACAGAGACACACTCACCAAGCCCCACCCCTGCGTGCTGCTCAAGCTCTACTCTGATGAGCAATGGGTGGAG GTGGAACGCACAGAGGTGCTACGCTCCTGTTCTAGCCCGGTCTTCTCTCGGGTGCTGGCCCTTGAGTACTTTTTTGAGGAGAAGCAGCCCCTGCAGTTCCATGTGTTTGATGCTGAGGACGGAGCCACCGGTCCCAGCAACGACACCTTCTTGGGCTCTACAGAATGCACCCTGGGCCAG ATTGTGTCACAAACCAAGGTCACCAAGCCATTACTGCTGAAGAATGGGAAGACTGCGGGCAAGTCCACCATCACG gaTCTGTTCAGCAAGTCTGATCCTTTCATGGAGATCTATAAAAccgatggggaccagagtgatcAGCTCGTCTGGAGGACTGAG GTGGTAAAGAACAACCTGAATCCCAGCTGGGAGCCATTCCGCCTGTCCCTGCACTCCCTATGCAGCTGTGATGTCCACCGGCCTCTGAAG TTCCTGGTGTATGACTATGACTCGAGCGGGAAGCATGACTTCATCGGCGAGTTCACCAGCACCTTCCAGGAGATGCAGGAAGGGACCGCAAACCCTGGGCAGGAG ATGCAGTGGGACTGTATCAATCCCAAGTACCGGGACAAGAAGAAGAACTACAGGAGCTCAGGAACCGTAGTCCTGGCCCAGTGCACG GTGGAGAAGGTGCACACCTTCCTGGATTATATCATGGGCGGCTGCCAGATCAGCTTCACG GTGGCCATCGACTTCACTGCCTCCAATGGGGACCCGAGGAGCAGCCAGTCCCTACACTGCCTCAGCCCCCGCCAGCCCAACCACTACCTGCAGGCCCTGCGTGCCGTGGGAGGCATCTGCCAGGACTATGACAG TGATAAACGGTTTCCAGCATTTGGCTTTGGCGCTCGAATCCCCCCTAACTTCGAG GTGTCCCATGACTTTGCTATCAACTTTGACCCAGAAAACCCGGAATGTGAAG AGATCTCGGGGGTCATCGCCTCCTACCGCCGGTGCCTACCCCAGATCCAGCTCTACGGCCCCACCAACGTGGCCCCCATCATCAACCGCGTGGCCGGGCCAGCGCAGCGCGAGCAGAGCACCGGCCAAGCCACG AAGTACTCGGTGCTGCTGGTGCTCACGGACGGCGTGGTGAGCGACATGGCCGAGACCCGCGCAGCCATCGTGCGCGCCTCCCGCCTGCCCATGTCCATCATCATCGTGGGTGTGGGCAACGCCGACTTCTCGGACATGCGGCTGCTGGATGGCGACGACGGTCCCTTGCGCTGCCCCCGAGGGGTGCCTGCGGCCCGAGACATCGTGCAGTTCGTGCCCTTTCGGGACTTCAAGGAT
- the CPNE6 gene encoding copine-6 isoform X1, which translates to MSDPEMGWVPEPPAMTLGASRVELRVSCHGLLDRDTLTKPHPCVLLKLYSDEQWVEVERTEVLRSCSSPVFSRVLALEYFFEEKQPLQFHVFDAEDGATGPSNDTFLGSTECTLGQIVSQTKVTKPLLLKNGKTAGKSTITIVAEEVSGTNDYVQLTFRAHKLDNKDLFSKSDPFMEIYKTDGDQSDQLVWRTEVVKNNLNPSWEPFRLSLHSLCSCDVHRPLKFLVYDYDSSGKHDFIGEFTSTFQEMQEGTANPGQEMQWDCINPKYRDKKKNYRSSGTVVLAQCTVEKVHTFLDYIMGGCQISFTVAIDFTASNGDPRSSQSLHCLSPRQPNHYLQALRAVGGICQDYDSDKRFPAFGFGARIPPNFEVSHDFAINFDPENPECEEISGVIASYRRCLPQIQLYGPTNVAPIINRVAGPAQREQSTGQATKYSVLLVLTDGVVSDMAETRAAIVRASRLPMSIIIVGVGNADFSDMRLLDGDDGPLRCPRGVPAARDIVQFVPFRDFKDAAPSALAKCVLAEVPRQVVEYYASQGISPGAPRPCTPATTPSPSP; encoded by the exons ATGTCAGACCCTGAGATGGGATGGGTACCCGAGCCCCCAGCCATGACGCTGGGGGCCTCACGGGTAGAGCTGCGGGTGTCCTGCCATGGCCTCTTGGACAGAGACACACTCACCAAGCCCCACCCCTGCGTGCTGCTCAAGCTCTACTCTGATGAGCAATGGGTGGAG GTGGAACGCACAGAGGTGCTACGCTCCTGTTCTAGCCCGGTCTTCTCTCGGGTGCTGGCCCTTGAGTACTTTTTTGAGGAGAAGCAGCCCCTGCAGTTCCATGTGTTTGATGCTGAGGACGGAGCCACCGGTCCCAGCAACGACACCTTCTTGGGCTCTACAGAATGCACCCTGGGCCAG ATTGTGTCACAAACCAAGGTCACCAAGCCATTACTGCTGAAGAATGGGAAGACTGCGGGCAAGTCCACCATCACG ATTGTGGCCGAGGAAGTATCTGGCACCAATGACTATGTCCAGCTCACCTTCAGAGCCCACAAGCTGGACAACAAG gaTCTGTTCAGCAAGTCTGATCCTTTCATGGAGATCTATAAAAccgatggggaccagagtgatcAGCTCGTCTGGAGGACTGAG GTGGTAAAGAACAACCTGAATCCCAGCTGGGAGCCATTCCGCCTGTCCCTGCACTCCCTATGCAGCTGTGATGTCCACCGGCCTCTGAAG TTCCTGGTGTATGACTATGACTCGAGCGGGAAGCATGACTTCATCGGCGAGTTCACCAGCACCTTCCAGGAGATGCAGGAAGGGACCGCAAACCCTGGGCAGGAG ATGCAGTGGGACTGTATCAATCCCAAGTACCGGGACAAGAAGAAGAACTACAGGAGCTCAGGAACCGTAGTCCTGGCCCAGTGCACG GTGGAGAAGGTGCACACCTTCCTGGATTATATCATGGGCGGCTGCCAGATCAGCTTCACG GTGGCCATCGACTTCACTGCCTCCAATGGGGACCCGAGGAGCAGCCAGTCCCTACACTGCCTCAGCCCCCGCCAGCCCAACCACTACCTGCAGGCCCTGCGTGCCGTGGGAGGCATCTGCCAGGACTATGACAG TGATAAACGGTTTCCAGCATTTGGCTTTGGCGCTCGAATCCCCCCTAACTTCGAG GTGTCCCATGACTTTGCTATCAACTTTGACCCAGAAAACCCGGAATGTGAAG AGATCTCGGGGGTCATCGCCTCCTACCGCCGGTGCCTACCCCAGATCCAGCTCTACGGCCCCACCAACGTGGCCCCCATCATCAACCGCGTGGCCGGGCCAGCGCAGCGCGAGCAGAGCACCGGCCAAGCCACG AAGTACTCGGTGCTGCTGGTGCTCACGGACGGCGTGGTGAGCGACATGGCCGAGACCCGCGCAGCCATCGTGCGCGCCTCCCGCCTGCCCATGTCCATCATCATCGTGGGTGTGGGCAACGCCGACTTCTCGGACATGCGGCTGCTGGATGGCGACGACGGTCCCTTGCGCTGCCCCCGAGGGGTGCCTGCGGCCCGAGACATCGTGCAGTTCGTGCCCTTTCGGGACTTCAAGGAT